TACTGGAACATgccctacatatataatactacTGAACATGTCCAACATATACAATACTACTGGAACATGCCCTACATATACAGAGGAATATTCATTCAGGGATGAAAGAAAGATAACAGATGGACATTTTCTTGGCCTCGCGGAGGGTCTGTAGACATCTAAATGCTTCCTTTATTTGGgcatttgtttgtgtttgtggatgtTATGTGGGCCCCTCGAGGCCCGGCCCTGGCCCTTTACTGACATAAGTAGAGGCACATCTGGATTTAAAGCTGGCGAGACGGAATGTCTGGCAAACTCTCTCGGTCTCTATCCCGGTTTTAGATTTACACTGCAGAAGATTAAACTCCCAGAAGGGTAGTTCTGAATCATCCATATTTCTGTGTGTACATTTGAAAAATAGTCAAAACATTGCATAACTTACTTTATTTACAGATAAACCATTCCTATCAGAGCATGAGGGCTATAGCTTAGCAGTGCCTTGTGTTAGATAAAACAGCATTTTCGCAATTTTACAACCTCTGATCGACAATTAAGTTCTATTCTTCTCCAATCTATTCTATGCCAGAGACTCTGAAGAGGATCAACCTGACAGAGAACCTGATCTCTGAACTTATGTTCTATTCTGATTCTAGAATTAGTGTATGTTCTTTGTCCTACGTTCTATTCCATTTTATCTCCAGTGACTCTGAAGAGAATCGACCTGACGGGAAACCTGATCTCTGAGATCCAGGACGGAGCGTTCTCCAAGCTTACCCTATTGGAGGAACTCAATTTGGCTGAGAACCATCTGGTCAAGCTGCCCATGCTGCCCGGCAAGCTCACGACCTTCAACGCCAACCACAATCAGCTCAAAACCAAAGGGGTCAAGGCCAACGCCTTCAAGGTATGTTTCAGTGTATTATACTCCCTGTGGTGTATTAAGATACTCAAAAACAATGTTTCCATCCCACTGGGATGTAAGTGTTGTATTAAGACACTCAATAACAACGTTTCCATCCCACTGGGATGTAAGTGGTGTATTAAGACACTCAACAACAACGTTTCCATCCCACTGGGATGTAAGTGGTGTATTAAGATACTCAACTGGGATGTAAGTGGTGTATTAAGACACTCAACAACAATGTTTCCATCCCACTGGAATCTGTCAGGTAAGACAGTTCAAGACGTTGCGGgattgtgtagctagctacaatgTAAGCCaccttgggtgcttgactgtggCTCGTCAGGTGGCTGCGTTTCCAGGACTGCCCTCTTAACATATTGGAAGGATGGAGTTGTAAAAAGGAATGAGAAATAATCCTTGTATACTGACTATTAAAAGTGCAAGAGGATATTTCAAGATGGATCATCATCAGCATATATTTAGGATATAATATATCTGGTGCCAGCGtggcctactggttagagtgttggagctgtaaccagaaggttgcaagttcaaatccctgagctgacaaggtacaattctgtcgatctgcccttgaacaggcagttaacccactgttcctaggccgtcattgaaaataagaattagttcttaactgacttgcctcgttaaataaaaaaatttaatAAGGTTGGTGATTTGTGCTCTGTCTTTTGGTGCAGAAACTGAGGCAGCTGGTTAACCTGTTCCTCGGAGACAATGAGCTGGAGGCCGTGCCAGTGATCCCTGAGAGCGTCCGCATTATTCACCTACAGGTCAGTACCACACACTAGACTCAGACTTGACACTACAGAATGAGTTCAAAATGGCATGCATAGGAGTCTGAGTTTATCCTGACAGAGGTAGCGAAGTTTCAGAAACTTTTTGAAAGTTTCCCAAAAATCTGAGCTCTGATGAACTGAACTGCTTGTCCTGACCAGGAAAAAGTATTGAAATGGTCAAATAGCTCTGCTGTCTTTATGTTGGTCAAAAAGCACTGCTCTCTGAGTGCTGTCTTggggcctgagtttctcctgACTAGGATAGCTCTAATGTctgggccctgagtttctcctgctCATACATGATCAAGAAAATCTCCTAGAGCAGGGACTACCCTTACCCAGAGATGGGCAACTGATGGCCCAGAACTCGGAATTTACTGTTGAGTGTAGAGGCTACTGGctactggtaaaatgcatttAATTAATAAGAGAGTTAAATCTGCAATGTGTCACTTTTTGGTCGActcgaccaaattcacatagatatgtgttttatagatctgtcattctcattgaaaggaagtttaagaagtggtagatctgttttATGTGCagtatttctatgcttcccatccTCAAGTTTAgtttttacttttggttttgtccACCAGCTTGAAACAGAATAAAATACAATatgtttgtttatggaaaatatatttcacagttgtttagatggtacaataattctctacactgattttgtcacataaactgacatttttgcaaccaggaaatggcggagctatttctgcatattgcacctttaagtaCTTTAACTGCACAAATAGTTTGATTGCACAAATCACttgactgcatgtgtgtgtatggatgtgcGTATGCAGACCCTCAAACCACTGCGGTCCCACATGATTCAttaccccatcaaagttgcccatccctgtcctAGAGTAATAGTGATCCTGCTCttcatctctcttttctctgccaTACAGAACAacaacatcactgatgtcacCTCCGACACGTTCTGTAATGGCAACAACACGTACTACATCAGACCCAACCTGATAGAGGTGAGGTTGGATGGGAACCCAGTGCTGCTGTCCAAGTCCCCCGACAGCTTCACCTGCCTCAAGTCTCTCCCCATCGGAAAATACCGCTAAACAAAAGACTCCCTGGGAAAAGGGATTTCGCTAACTTTTCCAAAATTCCCA
This is a stretch of genomic DNA from Oncorhynchus clarkii lewisi isolate Uvic-CL-2024 chromosome 17, UVic_Ocla_1.0, whole genome shotgun sequence. It encodes these proteins:
- the LOC139369958 gene encoding mimecan-like, with the translated sequence MGTVRMLLFSVILSPWVLSLTGKHFNQDSTLRLKQQDVLFDREVYLEARRSKREAAALWLGEDYDSRMVFLPADEPDDAPASELPTCLLCVCLTGSVYCEEVVPEMTAVPTLPKETAYLYARYNKINKITNKDFAEIVTLKRIDLTGNLISEIQDGAFSKLTLLEELNLAENHLVKLPMLPGKLTTFNANHNQLKTKGVKANAFKKLRQLVNLFLGDNELEAVPVIPESVRIIHLQNNNITDVTSDTFCNGNNTYYIRPNLIEVRLDGNPVLLSKSPDSFTCLKSLPIGKYR